One Miscanthus floridulus cultivar M001 chromosome 11, ASM1932011v1, whole genome shotgun sequence DNA window includes the following coding sequences:
- the LOC136493218 gene encoding protein STAY-GREEN LIKE, chloroplastic-like has protein sequence MHARFRPSSELKMAAAASMAARGGALVAGSRPSRRMGGCRAEPPRFLVVSCDVRTADVYSSLAAKILGPPMTFNAAKLKVKFAGEDKQPPPFPRAYTLTHCDFTANLTLAVSGPMTSEQLRSWQSTLQRDDVVAEWKEVTTAANAGEREMTLQVHCFVSGANLLQELAAGFRYYVFSKELPLVLKAVVHGDAALFAARPELMEAKVWVHFHSTSRKYNRIECWGPLREATRRNHNHLLDLDGRRLDQQLQSAITKSKRRRKWATPEIVFNALLALLL, from the exons ATGCATGCCAGATTCCGGCCATCATCTGAATTGAAGATGGCGGCAGCAGCATCCATGGCGGCCCGTGGCGGCGCGCTCGTTGCGGGCAGCAGGCCGAGCAGGAGGATGGGTGGCTGCAGGGCGGAACCACCGCGTTTCTTGGTCGTCAGCTGCGATGTCAGGACAGCGGACGTCTACTCCTCCCTG GCTGCAAAGATTTTGGGACCTCCCATGACCTTCAATGCGGCAAAGCTCAAGGTGAAGTTCGCCGGAGAGGACAAGCAGCCTCCTCCTTTCCCCAGAGCCTACACTCTGACCCACTGCGACTTCACGGCGAACCTGACGCTGGCCGTGAGCGGTCCCATGACCAGCGAGCAGCTACGCAGCTGGCAGTCGACGCTGCAGAGGGACGACGTGGTGGCAGAATGGAAGGAGGTGACCACCGCCGCCAACGCCGGGGAGAGGGAGATGACGCTGCAGGTGCATTGCTTCGTCAGCGGCGCCAACCTCCTGCAGGAGCTGGCCGCAGGTTTCAGATACTACGTCTTCTCCAAAGAGCTACCGCTG GTCCTCAAGGCGGTGGTTCACGGCGACGCGGCTCTGTTCGCGGCGCGGCCGGAGCTGATGGAGGCCAAGGTGTGGGTGCATTTCCACTCCACCTCTCGCAAGTACAACCGGATAGAGTGCTGGGGCCCGCTCAGGGAGGCCACCAGGAGGAACCACAACCACCTGCTGGATCTGGATGGCCGCCGGCTGGACCAACAACTGCAGAGCGCCATCACCAAGAGCAAGCGGCGAAGGAAGTGGGCGACCCCCGAGATAGTCTTCAACGCCCTGCTCGCCCTTCTCCTCTGA
- the LOC136493244 gene encoding kelch repeat-containing protein At3g27220-like: MARPAAKARAPKHLVALAVVAILGLVLVADYLWASSSASSSAVWSSRLNLHTSPAGSTPPVAKKIKEDKKSLGSTDINATFADLPAPELKWEEMAEAPVARLDGAAIQIKNLLYVFAGYGTINHVHSHVDIYNFSDNTWGGRFDMPKDMAHSHLGMVTDGRFIYVVTGQYGPQCRGPTARNFVLDTETKEWRDLPPLPVPRYAPATQLWRGRLHVMGGSKEDRHEPGLEHWSLAIKDGKALEKEWRSEIPIPRGGPHRACVVANDKLFIIGGQEGDFMAKPGSPIFKCVRRSEVVYSNVYMLDDGHTWKELPPMPKPDSHIEFAWVNVNNSLVIAGGTTDKHPITKKMVLVGEIFRFNLDTLEWSLIGRLPFRIKTTLVGYWDGWLYFTSGQRDKGPKDPSPKKVVGCMWRTKLHL; the protein is encoded by the exons ATGGCGCGGCCGGCGGCGAAGGCGCGGGCGCCGAAGCACTTGGTGGCGCTCGCCGTCGTCGCCATCctcggcctcgtcctcgtcgccgACTACCTCTGGGCTTCGTCCTCCGCGTCGTCCTCGGCCGTCTGGTCCTCCAGGCTTAACCTCCACACCAGCCCCGCCGGTTCGACGCCGCCCGTCGCGAAGAAG ATTAAGGAGGACAAGAAATCTTTAGGTTCGACTGACATAAATGCAACTTTTGCGGACTTGCCAGCTCCAGAACTAAAATGGGAGGAGATGGCTGAAGCACCTGTGGCCCGTTTGGATGGCGCTGCTATACAGATTAAGAATCTCTTATATGTATTTGCTGGATATGGCACCATTAATCAT gTGCATTCTCATGTTGATATATACAATTTCTCGGATAATACATGGGGTGGAAGATTTGACATGCCCAAGGACATGGCACATTCACATTTGGGGATGGTTACTGATGGAAGATTCATCTATGTAGTAACTGGTCAGTATGGTCCACAATGTAGGGGACCAACAGCTCGAAATTTTGTATTGGACACAGAAACAAAAGAATGGCGTGATTTGCCACCATTGCCAGTTCCTAG ATATGCTCCAGCAACACAACTTTGGAGAGGCAGActtcatgtgatgggtggcagcAAGGAGGATAGGCATGAACCTGGGCTTGAGCACTGGAGTCTTGCCATAAAAGATGGGAAGGCATTGGAGAAAGAGTGGAGGAGTGAGATACCAATACCGCGTGGAGGTCCTCATAG GGCTTGTGTTGTTGCAAATGATAAACTCTTCATTATTGGTGGTCAAGAAGGTGATTTCATGGCAAAGCCTGGGTCTCCTATATTTAAATGTGTTAGAAGAAGTGAG GTTGTGTATAGCAATGTTTATATGCTTGATGATGGACATACTTGGAAAGAACTTCCTCCTATGCCAAAACCAGATTCACATATAGAATTTGCTTGGGTGAATGTCAACAATTCTCTCGTTATTGCCGGAGGAACCACAGATAAGCACCCAATAACTAAAAAAATGGTGTTAGTTGGTGAAATATTTCGGTTCAATCTGGATACGCTG GAATGGAGTTTGATTGGGCGGTTACCTTTCCGAATCAAGACCACATTGGTAGGATACTGGGATGGATGGCTGTATTTCACTTCTGGGCAACGAGACAAAGGACCAAAAGACCCGTCTCCTAAAAAGGTTGTTGGGTGCATGTGGAGAACTAAATTGCATCTGTGA